The Metallosphaera hakonensis JCM 8857 = DSM 7519 genome includes the window CTTCTTCTTCCAATTCTATGATACTTCACGACTATGGTGTTATCATTAAAATCATATCCGAAGAGGACTCTGCTCTCCTTACCCTCACCTATGGTTATTCCTAGACTTTTAACTATCTTCCTTGAGTGAAGCGATTTAGTTGAAACGATATCTAGACCAGTGAATGTAATGGAGATGGAGTCTTCTCCCCTCACTTTCGTCTTTGAAATAGCTCCATTTTTAGCTAGTCTAAGCAAGGAAATTTGAAGTTCCTTCTCACCCAGATTCAAATCTCGAAGTAATGTACTTTTAGGAATATATTCGAATTTATCTCTTTTATCTATTAGATACTTCAAGATTAGATAATCAAGCTTATCTGTTACAGCTACTCTTTCTGCTAAAGTAAGCGAATTCATGAGGTTATGATAATGTTATGGAATCCCCCTATTTTTGTTTTCATGAGTCGATGATAAAAGGTACTGAACGGCTAAAGGTATAAGGTTCTTTAATGAAATATTACCTTCTTGGAGATACCATTAAAGTAAAATATTATTATAGGATCTTTATTGACTAATGAGAATATCAATCTTAAGCTCAAAGGGGGGAGTTGGAAAGTCAACCATTGCCATCTCGCTTTCTAAGGCACTATCGAAAAGAGGTAACAACGTTCTCCTGATTGATAGAGATTTGATCGGATATGCATCCTATCTAGCTGGAATTAGGGGTTTAGGCATGGTCTCCAGTGTGGCTGATGGAGTTGAATCCACATTTTATAGGGAAATGAGATTCGATGATGGGTCCGTTGTTGTTTTGAAGTATTTTGGAGATGGACCGAGATATAAAGTAGATATAGATAAATTTCATAAAGACCGGGCCTTAGGAGATAGGGGTTGGGAATTGTATAGACGGGTTCTTAATTTAAGAAAATACGACTTCGTCGTGGTAGACAACGCGCCCCTTGTAAGGCCACAGGATGATATTGTAAGGCATGAGCTGGAGAAGTTTAAGTCAGTTTATCCTGGTTTCCCCGTTAGACAATTATTCGTCTCTGATTCTTTAGAGGTGACAATTAATGACAACGTTAGATATGCAGAGTCCATAGGCGTTGTGAACGAGAAAACGGTACTCGGTTTCGTTATCAATATGATACCTCCAAGAGATGTGGAAAAGTTTAGGAGTGTACTAAGTAATATTGTAGGAAGATTAGGGGCTAGATTTGGCATATTGCTTCCTTTCATGGAAAGCATTTTCCAGTTTAGTGGAGAATTCACGGATTTTCCTATCCCTACTGAAATAGAAGACCTTGCTGAGAAAATACAAGAGATTCAAACGATTAAAGACTGACAATGTGACACGCTGAGTTATTCTAAGGATTCGTTTAGGATTGTAATTATAACTTGGACAGATTTAACAAAGGAAAATATTAAGCGTAAATAGTTATATAGTCAATACTAGAGTGTTCAGTTAAATTCGTTGAGACTCATTAAATACACTGGATTCGCAAAGGACCAGTGGATGGACACGTCTTAAGAAGCGACTTTTGTTCTCTAATATCGCCAGTTAAGGTCATAACAATATATACTTAGAAGATACAAATTTATCACGTGAAATCAGCCTTAGGTCCAATCATACTAGCCTCATCTGGAGTGTTCCACTACTCAAGTGATATGAAACAGGCAAGTAAGGCCTATAATATCGCCAAAAAACTATATCCAGATTTTAAGGTATCACTGGTAAATTTAGGAAATCCTGAAGAAAAAGCTTCAGCAGTAGATGTGGATCCAGATCTCGGAGACTTGGACTCTGGATATGCCGTGATTATCGAAGCCTGACCTAGAAAATTTTTTATGGGAAATCGAATTAGTAGTTTATGGACCCGTCGTCTAGCCTGGTTAGGACGCAGCCCTCACACGGCTGAGGTCGAGGGTTCAAATCCCTCCGGGTCCATATTTTACGTTTATGCTCTTCATATAGAATAACACGTTAATGCGCTATAGAAGGTTTACTATGCGACGTCGTGACAGTTAGCGAGTAGGGAGCATAGTTTACGCCTAAAATTAATGTAGATTCCAGCGATATCTCACTATTTTATTTCCTTTATAAGATATAATATTTTGCTGGACAGACTCGTGTCTTCTATATTAAGTTTATTAGCCGAGGGAAGAATACTTCACTTCTTGGAAACATGCTTAGTCATATATCTGAAGCGTAATGATAGGGTAAAGACGTAACTTACCTCTGACGTTTAACTGAACAATGTGAGAAAGTTTACTGATATAGAGCTCCTAAATCACCTCAGTACTGACACTAAGTGTATTATAAATCATTATACTTAGTCATTATCTAAATCGCAATGTGGTATCCAAAGTCACTCGATGTATCAGAGAAGGCTACGTTGCCCTTTAAAGTCTCAGGAAGAATTACACTTGTTTAAAAAGTTTAAATTTTGTTCGGATTAACTCAGTTACAGTAAATTACCGAAGTTTTTATTAAAACAACTATATATTGTTTTGAAGAGACTAATTATATTATAGTGATAGAAATGATGACATATACAGCCCCAATGTGGGTTGGACTAATAATTGGTTTCATAATAGGAGCAGCCGCAGAGGTGTGGGGGATAGCCAATCCAGAAACACTAATTAGATTAGCGAAATGGGAAGACAGATTATTTATTGACTGTATATTAATAGCATTCGCGATTTCTACACCGGTAATCTATGGACTTTACGCTGCAGGGGTTGGATTTCACTGGTCTCCAAAACCATTATATTTAATAGGAGTTGGCTTAGGCGGAATATTATTTGGATCGGGTTTGGCTTTATCAGGATATTTCCCCGGTTCAATATGGATGGCGTTAGGTGAAGGAAGAAGAGATGCGATATATGCAGTGTTTGGTGCAGTTTTAGGAGCAGCATCTTGGACAGTACTATACCAGACTCCTGCCGGACAATGGTTAGTTAATACATTAAACTTTGGAAGCCTCACATTAGGAGGAAAGAAAATATCCGCATTTATAATTCAGCCACTTGACGGATTAACAAGATTAGACCTATTCGGAATTTCAATAGTATACGGAGTCGCACTATTTATGATAGCATATTACCTTCCAAGGTTTAAAGGAGGAGAAAGGAGCTGCTTAAGAGCCAACATAGAAAAGAGAATGACACCTTTTGAGGTACAGAAGCGTGTGGATACTGCAAGATATCTAACTGATGGAGGATTACCATATAAGAAAGGCAGTGCAGCGCAGAAGTTAAACGAGTATTATGCGGTAGAGGACAACGTTACAAGATGGTTTATGATAAGCATCGCAGGCATAGTAGGATTAACAGTCGTTGCAGAAATGTTCTTACATCAAATATTTGGAGAATCTACTACAGACTCATGGTTAGCTGGGCAATTATTCCTACCAACCTTCAAGTACAGCGAAGCCGTGTTTAAAGGAATAGGCTGGGAACCATTTAGCGACATAGGAACATTAATGGGTGCATTCTTCGCAGCAGTATTCTTGACAAGGAGATATACATCCTTTAGAAACATAATACCTCCCAGCTGGGCAGAAAGATTCGGAAACAACCAAGCAGTAAGATTCCTAGGATCCTTCGGAGGAGCATATTTAATGCTATTTGGGGCCAGAATGGCGGGAGGATGCGCTTCTGGACACATACTAAGTGGGGGAATCCAAATGGCATTAAGCGGCTGGGAATTTGCAATAGCAGTGTTCGCATCTATGCTAATAGTGGGAAGAATATACTACAGGAAGTGATGCGGGATGACACTACAAGAAAATACTTTAGAAAAAATGGATAAAATATTTAAAGTAATATTCATTGTTGGCTTCATTATTGAAATAATTATTGCCGCTGTAATCACTGGAAACACTGCTACAATACCATTAACTGGATCTCAAGTAGCAATTGTAGGTATAATAGCTGTACTATTGTTGCTTATAGCTACCGTCATTTATAGCCAATTTCCTTATTCAGTTTTAGGCAAGCCAAAGGAAGAAGAGAAAGAAGAAGTTCCAGAAAGGAATGAAAAATGAATATATTTTTATTTTATAGTTTTTGCTTATTTTTGTTTATTATACTATTATATTTACGTATAACAAAGATAACAGCTACACACATTGTAAGGGATATACTTTTTCTTGCTTTATGAATGAGACAATGAAAAACTAGAATAGTCTATAGGACTACCTATAGGCGTAGCCTTTTAAAAACAAAAATTACTAGAAGGATCGTTAACTAGTACATGGGGATAAAGGACTGGGATCATTCAAATGTATTTACGAAGTTCTCTCAGGCTAAAGAAATAGACCGAATTTAACTAAACGTTTTCACATTGAGTGGGCAGTAGTTTCCATTATTTAATTGACATTTGCCCTAATTACAATATATTATAATCCCCGAATCAGTAAATTCTTTGAAATTACTATTAGGTCACATAAAGAAAATCAGAGCTCTATATTAGCATGCACCATCCTTAAGTCTTCTTCGGTCTTCTTCAATCTCATCATTAACTCTGCGACTACCCCGTCCAGGAAAACCTGCGTTGTATCTTCAAATAGCGTCCCGAGAGGAGCTAGAGGTTCTGTTATGCCCAGAATCTGCCTAGCGAAATAATCTTCGTTTTGAGAGTATTTAGTCCTACCCGGTATTTCAACAACCACGTCCGCTAATTTCCCAAGAGGACTATCGTGATAGCTCGTTAGCGCTATGAGAGATGCCTTCGCGTCTCTCGCAGCTTCGGCAGCAGTAACGATAAGTTTAGTCCTCCCGGACCCTGAAATAGCTATCGCTATATCGTTCTCCCGTATAGAAGGGACGATCGTTTCCCCCAATACATACGCATTATACCCCAGGTGTAAAAGTCTCATGGCAAAGGCCCTTCCTACCAATCCGCTTCTACCAGCTCCCATTACAAGGACTTTACCTCC containing:
- the hxlB gene encoding 6-phospho-3-hexuloisomerase, which codes for MYDIAEFIVRSVELIDPQQTEKMIDRLADFYDKKGGKVLVMGAGRSGLVGRAFAMRLLHLGYNAYVLGETIVPSIRENDIAIAISGSGRTKLIVTAAEAARDAKASLIALTSYHDSPLGKLADVVVEIPGRTKYSQNEDYFARQILGITEPLAPLGTLFEDTTQVFLDGVVAELMMRLKKTEEDLRMVHANIEL
- a CDS encoding AAA family ATPase yields the protein MRISILSSKGGVGKSTIAISLSKALSKRGNNVLLIDRDLIGYASYLAGIRGLGMVSSVADGVESTFYREMRFDDGSVVVLKYFGDGPRYKVDIDKFHKDRALGDRGWELYRRVLNLRKYDFVVVDNAPLVRPQDDIVRHELEKFKSVYPGFPVRQLFVSDSLEVTINDNVRYAESIGVVNEKTVLGFVINMIPPRDVEKFRSVLSNIVGRLGARFGILLPFMESIFQFSGEFTDFPIPTEIEDLAEKIQEIQTIKD
- a CDS encoding YeeE/YedE thiosulfate transporter family protein, which encodes MMTYTAPMWVGLIIGFIIGAAAEVWGIANPETLIRLAKWEDRLFIDCILIAFAISTPVIYGLYAAGVGFHWSPKPLYLIGVGLGGILFGSGLALSGYFPGSIWMALGEGRRDAIYAVFGAVLGAASWTVLYQTPAGQWLVNTLNFGSLTLGGKKISAFIIQPLDGLTRLDLFGISIVYGVALFMIAYYLPRFKGGERSCLRANIEKRMTPFEVQKRVDTARYLTDGGLPYKKGSAAQKLNEYYAVEDNVTRWFMISIAGIVGLTVVAEMFLHQIFGESTTDSWLAGQLFLPTFKYSEAVFKGIGWEPFSDIGTLMGAFFAAVFLTRRYTSFRNIIPPSWAERFGNNQAVRFLGSFGGAYLMLFGARMAGGCASGHILSGGIQMALSGWEFAIAVFASMLIVGRIYYRK